TACTGCTAAGTCATCACGCTAGGTAGAAAGAAGAATGTGTGCCAAACTGAAATCCAAATGTTTCTGAAAGTTTAAACGTAGAACAAACGAGCCACATGTAGCgtagaaagaaaaaatcttATTCCATGACCAACAACCGATGAACAACCGATGAACATTCAGTGTCTATAGTGTCAGTTTACATATATGGTGTAGCTGAATTGAATCAATATGAGTGAAAAGGTAATGTACAGTTTGGACTTCAGACGTAGAAAACAGTGGCGATTGCTTTATAGGTTGTTGGCACACCAATCTTCAAGACCGTCGTAGCAGTCACTTCTTTGCTTTGAATTTGCATTGCAAGTCTCCTTCAGCCAGCCATGGAAACGCTCCGGGTCTTTGTCTAGCTTCAGGTACTGCCCGAGGACGTCGGAAGCCTGTGGAGGGAGTGatgaacacacaacagaaaGTCAATTTAAGACAGGAGTGCGCGTACGATAGGACTTTTCACATCCACGGTCAAGAAGCAGATGTCTAATTTTATTGCCCATGTTTGTTTTAGTCATTCATCTATCTTACATGCTGCACAATACATTGACACCAAGCCTAGTTTCAGTCCCATTTGTCTTGTTAAAGCTACTGCATTATGATGTCAATACAAACTAAGTGACATGAAGGGTTCCCAcccatctctctataaaagcaaggaatctctgtctgtctgtctgtctgtctgtgtatgtgtgtgtgcctcaaatatctctgtggatcaggatcagactgacctgagacttacaacatggctgctgcgtggttcaagggtgtgtgACTTCGCATtggtttggactgcaatgataccgttaataaattatttcataaatgatttacaaattcgtgagcattgtccaccggagccaccacagtcacgtgcgcaccagagccaatcactgcagagctgaaGCCCatgacacaccttaagaaacaagctgatttatacctgcagcggcgcgagctggaccgggattttgccggcggttcagtcgcattctgttctgttctgtgcatctaaactgactgttgtggattaatgagactaaacgagtccggaccgagtctgttcgggtctgaggagatccggagacgcgcggacaacaaagtggaatcggaatctgtgg
This genomic window from Sparus aurata chromosome 13, fSpaAur1.1, whole genome shotgun sequence contains:
- the LOC115593976 gene encoding barrier-to-autointegration factor-like, whose protein sequence is MSSTSKKHDNFVSQPMGEKSVRALPGIGEVLGGRLMTNGFGEASDVLGQYLKLDKDPERFHGWLKETCNANSKQRSDCYDGLEDWCANNL